In the genome of Ptychodera flava strain L36383 chromosome 13, AS_Pfla_20210202, whole genome shotgun sequence, one region contains:
- the LOC139148290 gene encoding enoyl-CoA delta isomerase 2-like: MEPKGGQRASDGGYKNIIYTVEDGACIILLNRPQRKNAITMEMFAEIGSALIAAGKDPNVVIAVITGAGEYYSSGNDLANFMHGNIQELAASGQKTVQDMISAFIDFPKPLIAAVNGPAIGIAVTTLALCDVVYSSDKATFHTPFTSLGQSPEGCSSILFPRIMGQAKANEVLLFGRKMTAKEALERGFVAEVFPDSQFQTEVQKRIKEYAGLPKNSLRLSKELIRGLDRELLHQVNNKEFEVLAETSTSEECLQAIMNFFAKKSKL; encoded by the exons ATGGAGCCCAAAGGAGGTCAAAGGGCATCTGATGGTGGTTACAAGAACATCATTTACACAGTTGAAGATGGAGCATGTATCATATTGTTGAACAGACCTCAAAGAAAAAATGCCATAACTATGGAG ATGTTTGCTGAGATTGGCAGTGCACTGATAGCAGCTGGTAAAGATCCCAATGTAGTGATAGCTGTCATCACAG GTGCCGGTGAATACTACTCGTCTGGTAATGATCTGGCTAATTTCATGCATGGCAACATACAAGAACTAGCAGCTAGTGGACAGAAAACAGTACA AGATATGATCTCAGCTTTTATTGATTTTCCCAAACCACTGATTGCTGCAGTCAATGGTCCAGCTATTGGCATTGCAGTAACTACCTTGGCACTCTGTGATGTTGTCTACAGCTCAGACAAA GCTACGTTTCACACCCCTTTCACTTCACTTGGACAAAGTCCAGAAGGATGCTCATCAATTCTTTTTCCCAGAATCATGGGACAAGCAAAG GCAAATGAGGTGTTGCTGTTTGGTCGGAAGATGACTGCAAAAGAAGCCTTAGAAAGAGGATTCGTGGCTGAAGTATTTCCAGATAGTCAATTTCAGACAGAAGTTCAGAAAAGAATCAAAGAATATGCGGGACTACCAAAGAAT TCTCTAAGATTGTCCAAAGAGCTGATACGTGGTTTGGACAGAGAGTTACTGCACCAAGTCAACAATAAAGAATTTGAAGTGCTGGCAGAGACCAGTACTTCTGAAGAGTGTCTCCAGGCCATTATGAATTTCTTTGCCAAGAAGAGCAAACTTTGA
- the LOC139148294 gene encoding enoyl-CoA delta isomerase 2-like isoform X1 — translation MRKEQPATGRMRTTSAMASFRRLCTSQVFSNLARNQRVQVIRPVVTSSRRMGSIDADFQSAKEKLNTLKDDPGNEVKLKMYALFKQATVGKCNAAKPSAFDFVGKAKWNAWNGLGALSQDDAKKQYVDIVNELLGAEASETVETAADGDYKNIKYTVEGRLCTILLNRPQRKNAITLEMYDEIADALTAAGKDPNVVVAVITGAGDYYCSGNDLSNFMNIPMDKMKELAVHGGEVLERFVASFIDFPKPLIAAVNGPALGVSVSTLALCDVVYCSDKARFHTPFTELGQSPEGCSSILFPRIMGQGKANELLLFGKPITAAQACERGLVAEVFPDSQFQTEIQKKLKEYAGLPKNSLKLTKELVRGIDKEVLHKVNKAECELLVERWTSDECVQAVMDFFAKRSKL, via the exons atgcgcaaagaACAGCCGGCGACAGGACGCATGCGCACAACTAGCGCAATGGCTTCGTTCAGACGACTGTGTACTTCTCAAGTCTTTTCAAATCTTGCACGAAATCAGAG AGTGCAGGTGATCAGGCCAGTCGTGACAAGTTCAAGGAGGATGGGGTCTATCGATGCAGACTTCCAAAGTGCCAAAGAGAAGCTCAATACTTTGAAAGATGACCCAGGCAATGAGGTGAAACTGAAAATGTATGCATTATTCAAACAg GCCACAGTTGGAAAGTGCAATGCAGCAAAGCCATCTGCCTTTGATTTTGTTGGCAAGGCCAAATGGAATGCATGGAATGGTCTGGGTGCTTTGAGCCAG GACGATGCTAAGAAACAGTACGTTGATATTGTAAATGAACTGCTTGGTGCTGAAGCATCTGAAACTGTTGAAACAGCAGCTGATGGAGATTATAAAAACATCAAGTACACAGTTGAAGGTAGACTATGTACCATACTGCTGAACAGACCACAAAGGAAAAATGCAATCACATTAGAG ATGTATGATGAGATTGCTGATGCACTGACAGCAGCTGGTAAAGATCCAAATGTGGTGGTAGCAGTCATCACAG GTGCTGGTGATTACTACTGTTCAGGTAATGATCTATctaattttatgaatatacCGATGGATAAGATGAAGGAACTGGCTGTCCATGGAGGAGAGGTTCTAGA GCGATTTGTGGCCAGTTTTATCGACTTTCCAAAGCCTCTGATCGCTGCTGTAAATGGTCCAGCATTAGGTGTATCAGTCAGTACGTTGGCATTGTGTGATGTGGTGTACTGCAGTGACAAG GCAAGATTCCACACACCATTCACTGAATTGGGACAAAGTCCAGAAGGCTGTTCATCCATTCTGTTTCCAAGAATCATGGGACAAGGAAAG GCAAATGAATTATTGTTATTCGGTAAGCCTATAACTGCTGCACAAGCCTGTGAGAGAGGACTGGTGGCTGAGGTGTTCCCAGATAGTCAATTTCAGACAGAAATTCAAAAGAAACTCAAGGAGTATGCTGGACTGCCAAAGAAT TCTTTGAAACTGACCAAAGAACTGGTTCGTGGTATTGATAAGGAAGTCCTGCACAAAGTCAATAAGGCAGAGTGTGAGTTGCTAGTAGAAAGATGGACATCTGATGAGTGTGTTCAGGCTGTTATGGATTTCTTTGCCAAAAGAAGCAAACTTTAA
- the LOC139148294 gene encoding enoyl-CoA delta isomerase 2-like isoform X2 codes for MSVVVTLWRVQVIRPVVTSSRRMGSIDADFQSAKEKLNTLKDDPGNEVKLKMYALFKQATVGKCNAAKPSAFDFVGKAKWNAWNGLGALSQDDAKKQYVDIVNELLGAEASETVETAADGDYKNIKYTVEGRLCTILLNRPQRKNAITLEMYDEIADALTAAGKDPNVVVAVITGAGDYYCSGNDLSNFMNIPMDKMKELAVHGGEVLERFVASFIDFPKPLIAAVNGPALGVSVSTLALCDVVYCSDKARFHTPFTELGQSPEGCSSILFPRIMGQGKANELLLFGKPITAAQACERGLVAEVFPDSQFQTEIQKKLKEYAGLPKNSLKLTKELVRGIDKEVLHKVNKAECELLVERWTSDECVQAVMDFFAKRSKL; via the exons ATGTCAGTTGTGGTCACGCTATGGCG AGTGCAGGTGATCAGGCCAGTCGTGACAAGTTCAAGGAGGATGGGGTCTATCGATGCAGACTTCCAAAGTGCCAAAGAGAAGCTCAATACTTTGAAAGATGACCCAGGCAATGAGGTGAAACTGAAAATGTATGCATTATTCAAACAg GCCACAGTTGGAAAGTGCAATGCAGCAAAGCCATCTGCCTTTGATTTTGTTGGCAAGGCCAAATGGAATGCATGGAATGGTCTGGGTGCTTTGAGCCAG GACGATGCTAAGAAACAGTACGTTGATATTGTAAATGAACTGCTTGGTGCTGAAGCATCTGAAACTGTTGAAACAGCAGCTGATGGAGATTATAAAAACATCAAGTACACAGTTGAAGGTAGACTATGTACCATACTGCTGAACAGACCACAAAGGAAAAATGCAATCACATTAGAG ATGTATGATGAGATTGCTGATGCACTGACAGCAGCTGGTAAAGATCCAAATGTGGTGGTAGCAGTCATCACAG GTGCTGGTGATTACTACTGTTCAGGTAATGATCTATctaattttatgaatatacCGATGGATAAGATGAAGGAACTGGCTGTCCATGGAGGAGAGGTTCTAGA GCGATTTGTGGCCAGTTTTATCGACTTTCCAAAGCCTCTGATCGCTGCTGTAAATGGTCCAGCATTAGGTGTATCAGTCAGTACGTTGGCATTGTGTGATGTGGTGTACTGCAGTGACAAG GCAAGATTCCACACACCATTCACTGAATTGGGACAAAGTCCAGAAGGCTGTTCATCCATTCTGTTTCCAAGAATCATGGGACAAGGAAAG GCAAATGAATTATTGTTATTCGGTAAGCCTATAACTGCTGCACAAGCCTGTGAGAGAGGACTGGTGGCTGAGGTGTTCCCAGATAGTCAATTTCAGACAGAAATTCAAAAGAAACTCAAGGAGTATGCTGGACTGCCAAAGAAT TCTTTGAAACTGACCAAAGAACTGGTTCGTGGTATTGATAAGGAAGTCCTGCACAAAGTCAATAAGGCAGAGTGTGAGTTGCTAGTAGAAAGATGGACATCTGATGAGTGTGTTCAGGCTGTTATGGATTTCTTTGCCAAAAGAAGCAAACTTTAA
- the LOC139148294 gene encoding enoyl-CoA delta isomerase 2-like isoform X3: MGSIDADFQSAKEKLNTLKDDPGNEVKLKMYALFKQATVGKCNAAKPSAFDFVGKAKWNAWNGLGALSQDDAKKQYVDIVNELLGAEASETVETAADGDYKNIKYTVEGRLCTILLNRPQRKNAITLEMYDEIADALTAAGKDPNVVVAVITGAGDYYCSGNDLSNFMNIPMDKMKELAVHGGEVLERFVASFIDFPKPLIAAVNGPALGVSVSTLALCDVVYCSDKARFHTPFTELGQSPEGCSSILFPRIMGQGKANELLLFGKPITAAQACERGLVAEVFPDSQFQTEIQKKLKEYAGLPKNSLKLTKELVRGIDKEVLHKVNKAECELLVERWTSDECVQAVMDFFAKRSKL; encoded by the exons ATGGGGTCTATCGATGCAGACTTCCAAAGTGCCAAAGAGAAGCTCAATACTTTGAAAGATGACCCAGGCAATGAGGTGAAACTGAAAATGTATGCATTATTCAAACAg GCCACAGTTGGAAAGTGCAATGCAGCAAAGCCATCTGCCTTTGATTTTGTTGGCAAGGCCAAATGGAATGCATGGAATGGTCTGGGTGCTTTGAGCCAG GACGATGCTAAGAAACAGTACGTTGATATTGTAAATGAACTGCTTGGTGCTGAAGCATCTGAAACTGTTGAAACAGCAGCTGATGGAGATTATAAAAACATCAAGTACACAGTTGAAGGTAGACTATGTACCATACTGCTGAACAGACCACAAAGGAAAAATGCAATCACATTAGAG ATGTATGATGAGATTGCTGATGCACTGACAGCAGCTGGTAAAGATCCAAATGTGGTGGTAGCAGTCATCACAG GTGCTGGTGATTACTACTGTTCAGGTAATGATCTATctaattttatgaatatacCGATGGATAAGATGAAGGAACTGGCTGTCCATGGAGGAGAGGTTCTAGA GCGATTTGTGGCCAGTTTTATCGACTTTCCAAAGCCTCTGATCGCTGCTGTAAATGGTCCAGCATTAGGTGTATCAGTCAGTACGTTGGCATTGTGTGATGTGGTGTACTGCAGTGACAAG GCAAGATTCCACACACCATTCACTGAATTGGGACAAAGTCCAGAAGGCTGTTCATCCATTCTGTTTCCAAGAATCATGGGACAAGGAAAG GCAAATGAATTATTGTTATTCGGTAAGCCTATAACTGCTGCACAAGCCTGTGAGAGAGGACTGGTGGCTGAGGTGTTCCCAGATAGTCAATTTCAGACAGAAATTCAAAAGAAACTCAAGGAGTATGCTGGACTGCCAAAGAAT TCTTTGAAACTGACCAAAGAACTGGTTCGTGGTATTGATAAGGAAGTCCTGCACAAAGTCAATAAGGCAGAGTGTGAGTTGCTAGTAGAAAGATGGACATCTGATGAGTGTGTTCAGGCTGTTATGGATTTCTTTGCCAAAAGAAGCAAACTTTAA